A single region of the Mustela lutreola isolate mMusLut2 chromosome 2, mMusLut2.pri, whole genome shotgun sequence genome encodes:
- the LOC131825987 gene encoding keratin-associated protein 13-1-like, with translation MSYSCCSGNYSSCSFGGYLHSPRSSCGSSYPNNLFCSTNLCSPSTCHLDSSPSSGCQDTCYRPTSCQTSCVASRPCQTSCYRPRISTICSPCQTTCSGSLSFGSSSCRSLGYGSRSSYSLGCESQGFRPMNYGVCGFPSLGYGSRFCHPTYLASRSCQSSCYRPTCGTGFF, from the coding sequence ATGTCCTACAGCTGCTGCTCTGGAAACTACTCTTCCTGCTCCTTTGGGGGATACTTGCACTCCCCTAGGTCCTCCTGTGGCTCTTCCTATCCTAACAACTTGTTCTGCAGCACTAACCTCTGCTCTCCCAGCACCTGTCACCTGGACTCTTCCCCCTCCAGTGGCTGTCAGGACACCTGCTATAGGCCCACCAGCTGCCAGACATCTTGTGTGGCATCCAGACCTTGCCAGACATCCTGCTACCGCCCGAGGATCTCCACGATCTGCAGTCCTTGCCAGACGACTTGCTCTGGGTCTCTGAGTTTTGGGTCCAGCAGCTGCCGTTCCCTGGGCTATGGATCCAGAAGTTCCTATTCACTGGGCTGTGAATCCCAAGGCTTCAGACCCATGAATTATGGAGTCTGTGGCTTCCCTTCTCTGGGCTATGGATCCAGATTCTGCCACCCCACCTACTTGGCTTCTAGGAGCTGTCAGTCTTCTTGTTACAGACCAACATGTGGAACTGGCTTCTTCTGA
- the LOC131825986 gene encoding keratin-associated protein 13-1-like isoform X2 → MSYSCCSGNIASRSFGGYVRYPSSSCPSNLVYRTDSCSPSTCQLSSSPASGCQETCCEPTSCQTSCVASRPCQTPCYSPRASMLCSPCQTTCSRPLSFGSSSCRSLGYGSRSCYSLGCGSQGFRSSLGYRGCGFPSLGYGSRFCRPTYFTSRSCQSSCYRPTCGSGFYTSSC, encoded by the exons ATGTCCTACAGCTGCTGCTCTGGAAACATCGCCTCCCGCTCCTTTGGGGGGTACGTGCGCTACCCAAGCTCTTCCTGCCCCAGCAACCTGGTCTACCGCACTGACTCCTGCTCTCCCAGCACCTGTCAGCTGAGCTCCTCCCCTGCTAGTGGCTGTCAGGAGACCTGCTGTGAGCCCACCAGCTGCCAGACATCTTGTGTGGCGTCCAGACCTTGCCAAACACCCTGCTACAGCCCGAGGGCCTCCATGCTCTGCAGTCCTTGCCAGACGACTTGCTCTCGGCCTCTGAGTTTTGGGTCCAGCAGCTGCCGTTCCCTGGGCTATGGATCCAGAAGCTGCTACTCACTGGGTTGTGGATCCCAGGGCTTCAGATC ATCACTGGGTTACAGAGGCTGTGGCTTCCCTTCACTGGGCTATGGATCCAGATTCTGTCGCCCAACTTACTTCACCTCCAGAAGTTGCCAGTCTTCATGTTACAGACCAACCTGTGGATCTGGCTTCTATACCTCAAGTTGTTGA
- the LOC131825986 gene encoding keratin-associated protein 13-1-like isoform X1 — MSYSCCSGNIASRSFGGYVRYPSSSCPSNLVYRTDSCSPSTCQLSSSPASGCQETCCEPTSCQTSCVASRPCQTPCYSPRASMLCSPCQTTCSRPLSFGSSSCRSLGYGSRSCYSLGCGSQGFRSLGYRVCCGFPSLGYGSRFCRPTYFTSRSCQSSCYRPTCGSGFYTSSC; from the exons ATGTCCTACAGCTGCTGCTCTGGAAACATCGCCTCCCGCTCCTTTGGGGGGTACGTGCGCTACCCAAGCTCTTCCTGCCCCAGCAACCTGGTCTACCGCACTGACTCCTGCTCTCCCAGCACCTGTCAGCTGAGCTCCTCCCCTGCTAGTGGCTGTCAGGAGACCTGCTGTGAGCCCACCAGCTGCCAGACATCTTGTGTGGCGTCCAGACCTTGCCAAACACCCTGCTACAGCCCGAGGGCCTCCATGCTCTGCAGTCCTTGCCAGACGACTTGCTCTCGGCCTCTGAGTTTTGGGTCCAGCAGCTGCCGTTCCCTGGGCTATGGATCCAGAAGCTGCTACTCACTGGGTTGTGGATCCCAGGGCTTCAGATCGCTGGGTTACAGAGTCT GCTGTGGCTTCCCTTCACTGGGCTATGGATCCAGATTCTGTCGCCCAACTTACTTCACCTCCAGAAGTTGCCAGTCTTCATGTTACAGACCAACCTGTGGATCTGGCTTCTATACCTCAAGTTGTTGA